Proteins from a single region of Sphingopyxis sp. BSN-002:
- the hspQ gene encoding heat shock protein HspQ produces the protein MTSKTSRDFHDSASQHVIAPLVERARFGPGDIVRHRMFDFRGVVFDVDPVFANSDEWYEAIPEEIRPAKEQPYYHLLAENEDSSYIAYVSQQNLVSDSEHGPVDHPQIEAMFDGLVKGRYRVRSIHRH, from the coding sequence ATGACGTCAAAGACCTCTCGCGATTTCCACGATTCTGCATCGCAACATGTCATTGCCCCGCTGGTCGAGCGCGCGCGTTTCGGGCCGGGTGACATCGTGCGCCATCGCATGTTCGACTTTCGCGGCGTCGTCTTCGACGTCGATCCGGTGTTCGCGAACAGCGACGAATGGTACGAGGCTATTCCGGAGGAAATCCGGCCTGCGAAGGAACAGCCCTACTATCATCTGCTCGCCGAGAACGAGGATTCATCGTACATCGCCTATGTAAGCCAGCAGAATCTGGTGAGCGATTCAGAGCATGGCCCGGTCGACCATCCGCAAATCGAGGCGATGTTCGACGGGCTGGTCAAGGGGCGCTACCGCGTCCGTTCGATCCACCGTCACTAG
- a CDS encoding ABC transporter permease, with translation MNDQPQISHPDSAIGAPAPAFAEPGVPQIRALNVPGLQALYVKEVRRFFKVQLQTIWAPAITTLLFLVIFTVALGGSGRTVIGVPFADFIAPGLIMMAMLQNSFANSSFSLLVGKIQGTIVDYLMPPLAVGELIIALIGAAVTRAILVGCALWLAMLLWPGVHVAPDHLWAVALFGVLGAMMLGFLGLITSVWAEKFDHAAAVTNFVVTPLALLSGTFYSIDRLAPWFQTVAHANPVYYAIMGFRYGFIGTVDSTISNPVLTAALFLLAVNAVLGVITYRLLVSGWKLKA, from the coding sequence ATGAACGACCAGCCCCAAATTTCGCACCCCGACTCGGCGATCGGCGCCCCCGCTCCGGCATTTGCCGAACCCGGCGTTCCCCAGATCCGGGCATTGAACGTGCCGGGCCTGCAGGCTCTATATGTCAAGGAGGTGCGGCGGTTTTTCAAGGTCCAGCTCCAAACAATCTGGGCTCCGGCGATCACTACGCTCCTTTTTCTGGTCATTTTCACCGTCGCGCTCGGCGGCTCGGGACGAACCGTGATCGGCGTGCCCTTCGCCGACTTCATCGCACCCGGGCTGATCATGATGGCGATGCTGCAGAACAGCTTCGCCAATTCGAGCTTTTCGCTGCTGGTCGGCAAGATCCAGGGCACGATCGTCGACTATCTGATGCCCCCGCTGGCGGTGGGCGAGCTGATCATCGCACTGATCGGCGCCGCGGTGACCCGCGCGATCCTGGTCGGCTGCGCATTGTGGCTCGCCATGCTCTTGTGGCCGGGCGTCCATGTTGCCCCCGATCATTTGTGGGCAGTGGCGCTGTTCGGCGTCCTCGGCGCCATGATGCTCGGCTTTCTGGGTCTGATAACGTCGGTCTGGGCTGAAAAATTCGACCATGCTGCGGCGGTGACCAACTTCGTCGTGACCCCGCTCGCGCTGCTGTCCGGTACCTTCTATTCGATCGACCGGCTGGCGCCCTGGTTCCAGACAGTCGCGCACGCAAACCCCGTCTATTATGCGATCATGGGCTTTCGTTACGGCTTTATCGGCACGGTCGACTCGACGATCTCCAATCCCGTGCTGACCGCAGCGTTGTTCCTGCTCGCGGTGAACGCCGTGCTCGGTGTGATCACCTATCGCCTGCTGGTATCAGGCTGGAAGCTGAAAGCCTGA
- a CDS encoding GcrA family cell cycle regulator, producing MSWTDERIESLRSMWEKGLTASQIADELGGVSRNAVIGKAHRLGLKSRPSPVKATEKVAKPAKAPAAPKPASPAPAPRAAAPVAPRPVAAAPRPEPQPAVEASNEDGEEAPRKPDAPRIVSIGPGGFIRQGPGDQQAPIPPAPPRRLVPAKPSAEIADKTSLLDLNDRICRWPMGHPGEPDFHFCGVAVNPGFPYCVEHCGRAYQAQLPRGTRRPPPPPPFGGPRVR from the coding sequence ATGTCATGGACCGACGAGCGCATCGAAAGCTTGCGCAGCATGTGGGAAAAGGGCCTGACCGCCAGTCAGATCGCCGACGAACTCGGCGGTGTGAGCCGTAATGCCGTAATCGGCAAGGCGCATCGCCTCGGCCTGAAATCGCGCCCCTCGCCGGTGAAGGCGACCGAAAAGGTGGCGAAGCCCGCCAAAGCGCCTGCCGCGCCGAAGCCCGCTTCGCCCGCTCCGGCGCCGCGTGCGGCCGCTCCGGTCGCGCCGCGACCGGTCGCTGCCGCACCGCGGCCGGAACCCCAGCCCGCCGTCGAGGCATCGAACGAGGATGGCGAAGAGGCACCGCGCAAGCCCGACGCGCCGCGTATCGTTTCGATCGGTCCGGGCGGCTTTATCCGGCAGGGGCCCGGCGACCAGCAGGCGCCGATTCCGCCCGCGCCGCCGCGCCGGCTTGTGCCTGCAAAGCCCAGCGCCGAGATCGCCGACAAGACGAGCCTGCTCGATCTCAACGATCGCATCTGCCGCTGGCCGATGGGGCATCCGGGCGAACCCGACTTTCATTTCTGCGGTGTCGCCGTGAATCCGGGCTTCCCCTATTGCGTCGAGCATTGCGGCCGTGCCTATCAGGCACAGCTTCCCCGCGGGACGCGGCGTCCGCCCCCGCCCCCGCCCTTCGGCGGACCGCGCGTCCGTTGA
- a CDS encoding PaaI family thioesterase, producing MKPFGQDFHFAQTLGLKMVERGDGRCIMAIDIERERHFNPQGAAHGGVAYSLADSTMGGAITSLLPDDQWCATLEIKFNYHARVVEGRLTCEAEVLHQGKRIANIDARLYQDGRLVSSANGNFAIFAAPAQ from the coding sequence TTGAAGCCTTTCGGGCAGGACTTTCACTTCGCACAGACGCTCGGCCTGAAAATGGTCGAGCGTGGCGATGGTCGCTGCATCATGGCGATCGATATCGAGCGCGAACGGCATTTCAATCCGCAAGGCGCCGCGCATGGCGGCGTCGCCTATTCGCTCGCGGACTCGACGATGGGTGGCGCAATCACCAGCTTGCTGCCCGATGACCAGTGGTGCGCAACGCTGGAGATCAAGTTCAACTACCACGCTCGCGTGGTCGAAGGGCGGCTCACCTGTGAGGCCGAAGTGCTCCATCAGGGCAAGCGCATCGCGAATATCGACGCCCGCCTGTATCAGGACGGCAGGCTTGTCAGCAGCGCGAACGGAAATTTCGCAATTTTTGCGGCCCCTGCGCAATAG
- a CDS encoding outer membrane beta-barrel protein, which produces MKFAPLLAASAASLLAVPAMAQDNRDPSRDFNGPYIAIGGGGTVQGSDRGESLIFDTDLDGTYGDTVNTSAGANAFSPGFCNGAATSTANIGCRNDKDGPEYFGRLGYDRRMGNFVLGALIEGGRSEARDSVSGFSTTPASYTMSREADYQASARLRAGYTPGGGALFYVTGGGAYAKLDNRFSTTNAVNSFADNGRTNAWGYAAGGGAELMVTNNIGIGLEYLYTDVKDKDYVVNVGAGTAPPTNPFLQDGAGTDIRRSDPHFRTHSIRGTLSYRF; this is translated from the coding sequence ATGAAATTCGCACCTCTCCTGGCTGCTTCGGCGGCTTCCCTTCTGGCTGTTCCGGCGATGGCACAGGACAATCGCGATCCTTCGCGGGACTTCAACGGCCCCTATATCGCCATCGGCGGCGGCGGCACCGTCCAGGGAAGCGATCGGGGCGAGAGCCTGATCTTCGATACCGATCTCGACGGCACCTATGGCGACACCGTCAACACATCGGCAGGGGCCAACGCGTTCTCGCCGGGCTTCTGCAACGGTGCCGCGACAAGTACCGCGAATATCGGCTGCCGCAACGACAAGGACGGTCCGGAGTATTTCGGGCGCCTCGGTTATGACCGGCGGATGGGGAATTTCGTTCTCGGCGCGCTGATCGAAGGCGGGCGCAGCGAAGCGCGCGACAGCGTCAGCGGTTTCTCGACGACCCCAGCCAGCTATACGATGAGCCGCGAGGCCGACTATCAGGCCAGCGCACGCCTTCGCGCCGGTTATACGCCGGGCGGCGGCGCGCTCTTCTATGTCACCGGCGGCGGCGCCTACGCCAAGCTCGATAACAGGTTCTCGACAACCAACGCCGTCAACAGCTTTGCCGATAACGGCCGGACGAACGCCTGGGGCTATGCCGCGGGCGGCGGCGCGGAACTGATGGTGACGAATAACATCGGGATCGGGCTCGAGTATCTGTACACGGACGTCAAGGACAAGGATTATGTCGTCAATGTCGGTGCGGGGACCGCGCCGCCGACCAATCCCTTCCTGCAGGACGGGGCGGGGACCGATATCCGGCGCAGCGACCCGCATTTCCGCACGCACAGCATTCGCGGAACGTTGAGCTACCGCTTCTGA
- the parE gene encoding DNA topoisomerase IV subunit B, with translation MSHDLFDSNQPATDSYNASQIEVLEGLEPVRRRPGMYIGGTDERALHHLAAEIIDNSMDEAVAGHATRIEITLDAGNRLTVVDNGRGMPVDPHPKFPGKSALEVIMTMLHSGGKFEGKAYATSGGLHGVGVSVVNALSTETVIEVARNKQLYRQSFSQGAPQGPLEELGPTPNRRGTSVSFVPDPAIFGEHGRFKPQRLYRLARSKAYLFAGVEIRWKCSPELIGDDTPAEAVFQFPGGLADHLREQIGTRECATAEPFIGRQEFPGDQGRAEWAIAWPLWSDGSYSWYCNTIPTPAGGTHEAGLRAALTKGLRSFGELIGQKKAAQITAEDVFNGGEMMLSVFIRDPQFQSQTKDRLSSPEAARLTESAVRDHFDHFLSDNMDRGRALLGLILERMDERLKRKAEREVKRKTATSGRKLRLPGKLTDCANDGPEGTELFIVEGDSAGGSAKQARDRKTQAILPIRGKILNVASASADKIRANQEIADLALALGCGMRKDCDADRLRYEKIVIMTDADVDGAHIATLLMTFFFQEMPDIVREGHVYLAQPPLYRITAGATSAYARDDAHRAELEATLFKGKRVEVGRFKGLGEMNPNQLKETTMDPATRSLLRVTLPQEYEERHQVKDLVDRLMGKHPEHRFQFIQANAASLDEAAIDA, from the coding sequence ATGAGTCACGATTTGTTCGACAGCAACCAGCCCGCGACCGACAGCTATAACGCCTCGCAAATCGAGGTCCTCGAGGGGCTGGAACCGGTCCGCCGCCGGCCCGGCATGTATATCGGGGGCACGGACGAGCGCGCGCTCCACCATCTCGCTGCCGAAATCATCGACAACAGCATGGACGAGGCGGTGGCCGGTCATGCGACGCGGATCGAGATCACGCTCGATGCGGGCAACCGGCTGACGGTCGTAGACAACGGTCGCGGAATGCCTGTCGACCCGCATCCGAAATTTCCGGGCAAATCGGCGCTCGAAGTCATCATGACCATGCTGCATTCGGGCGGCAAGTTCGAAGGCAAGGCCTACGCGACCTCGGGCGGCCTGCACGGCGTGGGCGTCAGCGTCGTCAACGCGCTTTCGACCGAAACGGTGATCGAGGTCGCGCGAAACAAGCAATTGTATCGCCAGTCTTTTTCCCAGGGCGCGCCGCAAGGTCCGCTGGAGGAACTCGGCCCGACGCCGAACCGTCGCGGCACGAGTGTATCCTTTGTTCCCGACCCCGCGATCTTCGGCGAGCACGGGCGGTTCAAGCCGCAACGCCTTTACCGTCTGGCGCGATCGAAGGCCTATCTTTTCGCCGGGGTCGAAATCCGCTGGAAATGCTCGCCCGAACTGATCGGCGACGATACGCCGGCCGAAGCGGTGTTCCAGTTTCCCGGCGGCCTTGCCGATCATCTTCGGGAGCAGATCGGTACGCGCGAGTGCGCGACGGCCGAGCCCTTCATCGGGCGGCAGGAATTTCCGGGCGACCAGGGGCGGGCCGAATGGGCGATCGCGTGGCCGCTGTGGTCGGACGGCAGCTATAGCTGGTATTGCAACACCATCCCCACGCCCGCCGGCGGAACACACGAAGCGGGGCTTCGCGCCGCGCTCACCAAGGGCCTCCGGTCGTTCGGCGAACTGATCGGTCAGAAGAAGGCCGCGCAGATCACCGCCGAGGACGTGTTCAACGGCGGCGAGATGATGTTGTCGGTGTTCATCCGCGATCCCCAGTTCCAGAGCCAGACGAAGGACCGGCTTTCAAGCCCCGAGGCCGCACGCCTTACCGAAAGCGCGGTGCGCGACCATTTCGACCATTTCCTGTCGGATAACATGGATCGCGGCCGCGCCCTGCTCGGCCTCATCCTTGAACGCATGGATGAGCGGCTGAAGCGCAAGGCCGAGCGCGAGGTGAAGCGCAAGACCGCGACGAGCGGACGCAAGCTGCGCCTTCCCGGAAAGCTCACAGACTGTGCGAATGATGGTCCGGAAGGCACTGAATTATTTATCGTTGAAGGCGACAGCGCAGGCGGCAGCGCCAAGCAGGCTCGCGACCGCAAGACACAGGCGATCCTGCCGATCCGCGGCAAGATCCTGAATGTCGCGAGCGCGAGCGCCGACAAGATCCGTGCAAACCAGGAAATCGCCGATCTCGCGCTCGCTCTGGGCTGCGGAATGCGCAAGGATTGCGACGCGGACCGGCTGCGGTACGAAAAGATCGTCATCATGACCGATGCCGATGTTGACGGCGCTCACATTGCCACCCTTCTGATGACTTTCTTCTTCCAGGAGATGCCGGACATCGTCCGTGAGGGGCATGTCTATCTCGCCCAGCCGCCGCTTTACCGTATCACGGCGGGCGCCACCTCGGCCTATGCGCGCGATGACGCGCATCGGGCCGAACTGGAAGCCACATTGTTCAAGGGTAAGCGCGTCGAGGTCGGCCGTTTCAAGGGGCTCGGTGAGATGAATCCGAACCAGCTCAAGGAAACGACCATGGATCCTGCAACCCGCAGCCTTCTGCGGGTTACGCTACCGCAGGAATATGAGGAACGGCACCAGGTCAAGGATCTGGTCGACCGGCTGATGGGCAAGCATCCCGAGCATCGCTTCCAGTTTATCCAGGCGAATGCCGCGAGCCTTGACGAGGCTGCGATCGACGCCTGA